Proteins found in one Endomicrobiales bacterium genomic segment:
- a CDS encoding argininosuccinate synthase, which produces MNPKKIVVAYSGGLDTSVMLKWLKEKYGSQIIACAIDVGQGKELTNLKEKALATGADKAYIIDARDEFANDYIVPAIKAHALYEGKYLLGTSLARPLIAKKIVDIAKKENADAVSHGATGKGNDQVRFELTFKALMPELKIIAPWREWEFKSREDEIAYAKKHGIAVPVTKKKPYSSDANLWHISYEGGILEELKNEYDESMFALTVSPEKAPSKPTIISIGFKKGVPITLNGTKLGIVALIERLNKIGGANGIGRIDIVENRLVGIKSRGVYEAPAATLLYFAHRELECLTLDRETFHFKESIGPKYAQLVYNGLWFAPLREALDSFVNKTQENVTGEVKLKLYKGNIKVVSRKADRSLYWEKLATFGEEDIYNQKDAEGFINLFGLPLKVNAIMSQKKRNK; this is translated from the coding sequence ATGAACCCAAAAAAAATTGTAGTAGCCTATTCGGGCGGCCTTGACACTTCTGTAATGCTAAAATGGCTTAAAGAAAAGTATGGTTCGCAAATTATTGCCTGCGCCATTGATGTTGGCCAGGGCAAGGAACTTACTAACCTAAAAGAAAAAGCTCTTGCGACCGGAGCCGATAAGGCCTATATTATAGACGCAAGAGATGAATTTGCAAATGATTATATAGTTCCTGCAATAAAGGCCCACGCTCTTTATGAAGGTAAGTATCTGCTTGGCACCTCACTTGCAAGGCCTCTAATTGCAAAAAAAATTGTAGATATTGCAAAAAAAGAAAATGCTGACGCAGTTTCTCATGGAGCTACCGGCAAAGGTAATGATCAGGTGCGTTTTGAGCTGACATTTAAAGCTCTTATGCCTGAACTTAAAATTATTGCTCCTTGGAGAGAGTGGGAGTTTAAATCGCGCGAAGATGAAATTGCTTATGCAAAAAAGCATGGCATAGCGGTTCCTGTAACAAAGAAAAAACCATACTCTTCAGACGCAAACCTTTGGCATATATCGTATGAAGGCGGAATTTTAGAAGAGCTTAAAAATGAATACGATGAGTCAATGTTCGCCTTAACCGTATCTCCGGAAAAGGCACCATCAAAGCCCACAATAATCTCAATTGGATTTAAAAAAGGTGTCCCGATAACATTAAATGGCACAAAGCTTGGCATTGTTGCTCTAATTGAACGGTTAAATAAAATTGGCGGCGCAAACGGTATTGGCAGAATTGATATTGTTGAAAACCGCCTTGTTGGCATAAAGTCGCGCGGTGTTTACGAAGCGCCTGCCGCAACATTGCTCTATTTCGCCCACAGAGAGCTTGAGTGCCTAACTTTAGACAGGGAAACATTTCACTTTAAAGAAAGTATTGGTCCAAAGTACGCGCAACTTGTTTACAATGGCCTTTGGTTTGCACCTCTTAGGGAGGCGCTTGATAGCTTTGTAAATAAAACTCAGGAGAATGTAACTGGCGAAGTAAAACTAAAACTTTATAAAGGCAACATTAAGGTTGTATCGCGCAAGGCAGATAGGTCGCTTTATTGGGAAAAACTTGCCACTTTTGGCGAGGAAGATATTTATAACCAAAAAGACGCGGAAGGGTTTATAAATTTGTTCGGACTCCCGCTTAAAGTAAATGCGATAATGTCTCAAAAGAAAAGGAATAAATAA